AAATGGTATATTTTCCATGGCATGTCACAAAATTAATTTCGTGTTTGTAATATTATGTTGTAAGCTCTTGATTAGTACAGTATTATAAAATACAGTTAGTAAAATTCTTGTTAACGTAAGTCTCGCTCAAACTCAGGTCAACATGTGGAATTGCACAATCCCAATCCTCCTCCTGATGTTGTAGGCTACATCCATACAAAAATGTCTCCTTTGGAAGTAGCAAGAGGTGCCAGTGAGGATGCTCGCAGCATTTGTTTAAGAGAATACGGCAGTGCACCTGATTTTAGCATCTATGGAGATCCTAATTTTAATTTCCCGTAAGTGTTCTTTTTTCTTGATTCATTAAGGCggcgtttggttcatggttaatgagcccggttaacgggTATTGGAACCTCAAACCCATGTGTTAGTGTTTGGATTAGCAATTTTGTTGTATGAAATGGGAGTCTTATTCCTTCTTGGTCGGTCAATCATCCCTTCCACACCAAGTCAGCCCATTCCCATACCCACCATTCCCATTCCCACCCACGATCCAAATGCCCCCTAAATGCTGCAGGTCTTTTTACCTTCTATAATTTTCATTAGAGGAACTTTTCTGTATCTAAGTTTTCATTACATTGGATTTCAGACAACTGTATTCGTACTATTAGAACTATCTGTTGCTGGcttaatcataatattttgatatcagTCCATCAATGTATGACAGACAAGACATTTATATACCTGAAACTTAGAAATTCCAAGTGAAGTTTGTGCAAAGCACTTCCTCTTCTAGTTGTTGATTTGGATTCACTCCCGTTTCAGGTATGTTCCGACACATTTGCATATGATGGTTTTTGAGTTGGTAAAAAACTCTCTCCGAGCTGTCCAGGAGAGATATATGGACTCGGATAAGATTGCACCTCCTGTTCGAATAATTGTAGCCGATGGCTCAGAAGATGTCACGATTAAGGTCTAAAATTATCTTCAGTATTCATGTCTCTGATCTGCTCATACCAAGTACCTTGCAGGTCTTAAAGAAATATTCTTCTGATATGTAGATATCTGATGAAGGGGGTGGAATAGCAAGAAGTGGTCTCCCGAAAATTTTTACATATCTCTACAGCACTGCAAAAGACCCGCTATGTGAGCAGCCAGATCTGGAAACTGCTAATATGGCCACAATGGCTGGTTATGGGTATGGGCTTCCAATAAGTCGCTTGTATGCCCGATATTTTGGTGGGGATCTGCAAATTATCTCTATGGAAGGATATGGTAAGTCAAGAAGCATGAAAGTTTTATTTTGTCTATGTAGGCGTAGCAACCCGATTCAACCAAAGCACAGTTGTGGTATTTTTAGGATTCCCTTTCATGATCATTCACTATGTTGCTCATTACTAATTGGATGAAGTTAAACTAATCTGTAAACTGTTTTTCTTAGGTGAATAAAAGAAATTTCAGTACTCACACGTGTGCTCGCGTGCTCACACACACATGCCTCCACTGAGGGTTATACCCTCAACCTCTTATTGTCAAAAGGGAAATAGTTATCTTCTATAAAACAGTTTGTAGAATTCAGTGTATTTAAAGTTGTCAAGGTGAGGATGATGGGATATCGACTTACTGTAGTTGATAAGGGCTTATCCTCAGTTGATCCCAGGTCTTGGGTTTGTTTCTTCCTCACTTGAGAATTATCTCAAAACTAAATACTACTATATAAGTATAAGCTTCACCGAAAACAAGGAGGTTGTCAAGCTTTAGAACATCTTACAGGACGTACTTTGTGCATTGTTGCATTGTTCACAACAAAATTGACTTTTGTCTATAATTTGTATTTGGTACTTTGATATCTGATTAATATTGGCACTTCCTGACTTTGATGTGGTAAGTTTTTAGCCAGATCATTCCTGTCTCTTCAGTTGACATTCTTGTATGTGTTGTATATATGCAGGGACAGATGCTTATCTTCATTTATCTCGTCTGGGTGATTCTCAGGAACCCTTACCATAAGCTATCACCGA
This genomic window from Daucus carota subsp. sativus chromosome 7, DH1 v3.0, whole genome shotgun sequence contains:
- the LOC108193395 gene encoding pyruvate dehydrogenase (acetyl-transferring) kinase, mitochondrial encodes the protein MATKKLYESFSKTLIDEAHKWGCMKQTGVSLRYMMEFGSRPTDRNLLIGAQFLHKELPIRIARRAIELETLPYGLSQKPAVLKVRDWYLDSFKDIRSFPEIKDTNDELEFTNMIKMIKVRHNNVVPTLALGVQQLKKTLDPKIEYEGLDEIHQFLDRFYMSRIGIRMLIGQHVELHNPNPPPDVVGYIHTKMSPLEVARGASEDARSICLREYGSAPDFSIYGDPNFNFPYVPTHLHMMVFELVKNSLRAVQERYMDSDKIAPPVRIIVADGSEDVTIKISDEGGGIARSGLPKIFTYLYSTAKDPLCEQPDLETANMATMAGYGYGLPISRLYARYFGGDLQIISMEGYGTDAYLHLSRLGDSQEPLP